The proteins below come from a single Garra rufa chromosome 25, GarRuf1.0, whole genome shotgun sequence genomic window:
- the LOC141302131 gene encoding uncharacterized protein encodes MFVLGLITCVALTAFNAQAKVVDSFNECKGFFYKGIEPSGMDQNAKKICQKLENGRFYYATLYSVYHRIPLYSAYILDPACSRDKIRTDIWHLEPQISQSTSQIYHMVREDQNTQNLYRGNQAISSDYSNTGYDRGHLNPSSFQCSDGRTATFTLTNAAPMKERFNRVHWNRWERMLRSSLRDKLVSDFGFATAYIVTGTVPDRSVRIPHTRRVTVPSHIWTAVCYKHSTDDRKTFSLGCIGRNQQKEPDIRLMSVSELNNELRLHFGTNQQIKIFIDNCFVNSFDDNDELNNFLEAFQEIIDLVNLAVEKSSRINDTDLVVKRTFNSDGTLEKKVKVNANAGKIAFDSMSSYYKVAEYLKGLEEPPCLIISVKSQVRKMDDELRKREVPAGPDAVECQGVNAFKYTAADGSRSECFTKSDYSCQCKTGKESKPCCSTPCFYQDDLKGYRCYSDQKLIECSPAYSLITYNGKRCLDDYPCATNGVDYYWCKTRRGYIKDDWDYCSPPLWNSKAKNGKYCLSNYACAKYGENQPWCYTDDKGNKEKCCISDDCHSAVDGQTCRSDHPCGYHGYKYLWCYTDDKNNWDYCCTDCSR; translated from the exons ATGTTTGTTCTGGGTCTGATCACCTGTGTGGCGCTGACAGCATTCAATGCTCAGGCAAAAGTGGTTGACAGCTTTAATGAGTGTAAAGGGTTTTTCTACAAAGGCATAGAACCAAGCGGAATGGATCAGAATGCCAAGAAAATCTGTCAGAAGCTGGAAAATGGACGCTTTTATTATGCTACTCTGTATTCGGTTTATCACAGGATCCCTCTCTACAGTGCCTACATACTGGACCCTGCATGCTCAAGAGACAAAATAAGGACAGACATCTGGCACCTCGAGCCACAG ATTTCTCAATCTACATCCCAGATTTATCATATGGTCCGTGAGGATCAAAATACTCAAAACCTTTATAGAGGAAATCAAGCCATCAGCAGCGACTACAGTAACACCGGATACGATCGTGGACACCTGAACCCCAGCAGCTTCCAATGCAGTGACGGCCGAACAGCAACGTTCACACTGACCAACGCTGCACCTATGAAAGAGCGTTTCAACCGTGTCCACTGGAATAGATGGGAGAGAATGCTGAGGAGTTCTTTAAGAGACAAGCTGGTCAGTGATTTTGGTTTTGCAACAGCCTACATTGTCACAGGTACAGTACCTGATCGCAGTGTACGGATACCACACACGAGGAGAGTGACGGTGCCCTCTCACATCTGGACGGCTGTCTGTTACAAACACTCCACCGATGACAGAAAGACCTTTTCCCTTGGGTGTATTGGGAGAAACCAGCAGAAAGAGCCTGACATACGCTTGATGAGTGTCTCAGAGCTGAACAATGAGCTGAGGTTACACTTTGGGACCAATcagcaaattaagatttttattgATAATTGTTTTGTTAACAGTTTTGATGACAATGATGAATTAAACAACTTTTTGGAGGCATTTCAGGAAATAATTGATCTAGTAAACCTTGCAGTCGAAAAGAGCTCACGCATAAATGACACGGATCTCGTTGTGAAAAGAACCTTCAACAGTGATGGCACACTTGAAAAAAAAGTCAAGGTGAATGCAAATGCAGGAAAGATAGCCTTTGACAGTATGAGCTCTTACTACAAAGTGGCAGAGTACCTGAAGGGTCTTGAAGAACCTCCTTGTCTTATAATTTCTGTCAAATCACAAGTGAGGAAAATGGATGATGAGCTCAGAAAAAGGGAGGTACCTGCAGGGCCAGATGCTGTTGAATGCCAGGGGGTCAATGCATTTAAATATACTGCAGCTGACGGCTCACGCTCCGAATGCTTCACAAAATCTGATTACAGCTGTCAGTGCAAAACAGGAAAGGAATCTAAGCCCTGCTGCTCCACTCCCTGCTTTTACCAGGACGATCTTAAGGGCTACAGGTGTTACTCGGACCAGAAGCTGATAGAGTGCTCACCCGCATACTCACTCATCACTTATAATGGAAAGAGGTGCTTGGATGATTACCCCTGTGCCACAAATGGTGTGGACTACTACTGGTGTAAGACTAGACGTGGTTACATTAAAGATGACTGGGACTACTGCAGCCCTCCACTGTGGAACAGTAAGGCTAAAAATGGAAAGTACTGCCTCAGCAACTACGCCTGTGCTAAATATGGTGAAAACCAGCCATGGTGCTACACGGATGATAAAGGCAATAAAGAAAAGTGTTGCATTTCTGATGATTGCCACTCGGCTGTGGATGGCCAAACCTGCAGGTCTGATCACCCCTGTGGCTACCATGGCTATAAATACCTGTGGTGCTACACAGATGATAAAAACAACTGGGATTATTGTTGCACAGACTGTAGCCGGTAG